In Treponema sp. OMZ 798, the following proteins share a genomic window:
- a CDS encoding peroxiredoxin: MEQMAMNMPLLGDDFPQLTVSTTHGAMKLPCDLKGSWFVLFSHPADFTPVCTTEFVAFQNLTPEFEKLGVKLIGLSVDQMQSHLKWIEWIKEKLGVEITFPVIAANDSIANQIGLLHPGKGTNTVRAVFVVDPNGKVRLVLYYPQEIGRNMEEILRAVKALQISDKNKVAMPADWPNNSLIKDKVIIPPPPTEAEAKKRLKEYEGYDFWFCHKSL; this comes from the coding sequence ATGGAACAAATGGCAATGAATATGCCCCTTTTGGGAGATGACTTCCCTCAATTAACAGTTTCGACAACACATGGAGCTATGAAGCTTCCCTGTGATCTTAAAGGCAGCTGGTTTGTGCTCTTTAGCCACCCTGCCGATTTTACACCCGTATGTACTACGGAATTTGTAGCTTTTCAAAACTTAACACCTGAATTTGAAAAGCTCGGTGTAAAACTCATCGGTCTTTCTGTAGACCAAATGCAGAGCCACTTAAAATGGATTGAATGGATCAAGGAAAAACTCGGAGTTGAGATTACCTTCCCTGTAATTGCTGCAAATGACAGCATTGCAAATCAGATCGGACTCTTGCACCCCGGAAAAGGTACAAACACTGTTCGTGCCGTATTTGTTGTAGACCCTAACGGCAAGGTCAGACTTGTTCTTTACTATCCGCAGGAAATCGGACGAAACATGGAAGAAATTCTTAGAGCCGTTAAGGCCCTTCAGATTTCCGACAAGAACAAGGTTGCTATGCCCGCAGACTGGCCCAACAACAGCTTGATCAAGGATAAGGTAATTATTCCTCCTCCTCCCACAGAAGCGGAAGCCAAAAAGCGCTTAAAGGAGTATGAGGGTTACGACTTCTGGTTCTGCCACAAGTCTTTGTAA
- a CDS encoding ATP-binding protein — protein sequence MDFDLSRKIPIGVQSFEKMRNDNYLYVDKTRYIFSLVRTSSPYFLSRPRRFGKSLFLSTLRSYFLGQKELFTGLYIEKAEEKRAEIEKTDAWIEYPVLYLDFNTKYYKNEEALLTIINLHLDDWEKLYSITKTSGSIEDRFKSIVTTLYEKTGRQVVILVDEYDKPLLQTMGVNEALNEEYRNTLKAFYSVIKTCDQYIRFAFLTGVTKFSKISIFSDLNNLQDISMLNDYAEICGLTQGEIENTFKPEIERLANNTKNSYDKMLEELKKRYDGYKFSVLGESVYNPFSILNTLNSGQLKDYWFSTGTPTFLVNYLKDAYYNIPKLDGKVELDESGIELYRADAKNPLPILFQSGYLTIKEYIEESNLYRLGFPNDEVRFGFLKNLLPAYSSLGPDETGVSVWEFVEDVRAGNVDGFMERMQAIIAGVPYDNLPKDKLKLREQNYQTAVYLIFKLMGQFVQTEIHCAKGRADCIVHTRDTIYIFEFKLMSVGTAEDAIAQIKEKGYAAQFKGEGKKIILIGSSFDEEERTIGEWKSEQV from the coding sequence ATGGATTTTGATTTATCGCGAAAGATACCTATAGGCGTTCAAAGCTTTGAAAAAATGAGGAATGATAATTATTTATATGTAGATAAAACTCGTTATATTTTTAGCCTTGTTCGTACTTCCTCTCCATACTTTTTGAGCCGTCCGCGCCGCTTCGGTAAAAGCCTCTTTCTCTCAACCTTGAGGTCTTACTTTTTAGGCCAAAAAGAATTATTTACAGGCCTGTACATCGAAAAGGCCGAAGAAAAAAGAGCCGAAATTGAAAAGACCGATGCTTGGATAGAATATCCTGTACTTTATTTGGACTTTAATACAAAATATTATAAGAATGAAGAAGCTCTTCTAACTATTATAAATTTACACTTAGATGACTGGGAAAAACTTTATAGTATCACAAAAACATCCGGAAGTATTGAAGATAGATTTAAATCTATAGTTACAACCTTATATGAAAAAACCGGCCGTCAAGTAGTTATTTTAGTAGACGAGTACGACAAACCTCTTTTACAGACTATGGGGGTAAACGAAGCCTTGAACGAAGAGTACCGTAACACGCTAAAAGCCTTTTATTCCGTAATAAAAACCTGCGACCAGTACATACGCTTTGCCTTTTTGACGGGTGTAACAAAATTCAGCAAAATAAGCATTTTCAGCGATTTAAACAATTTGCAGGATATAAGTATGCTCAATGACTATGCCGAAATATGCGGACTGACACAAGGCGAAATAGAAAACACCTTTAAACCCGAAATAGAAAGATTAGCAAATAACACTAAAAACTCTTATGACAAAATGCTTGAAGAATTAAAAAAGCGTTATGACGGCTATAAGTTCAGTGTTTTAGGAGAGTCGGTTTATAATCCTTTCAGCATATTAAACACTCTTAATTCCGGTCAATTAAAGGATTACTGGTTCTCAACAGGTACACCTACCTTTTTGGTAAACTACCTAAAAGATGCTTATTACAATATACCCAAGCTGGACGGAAAAGTTGAGCTTGATGAGTCAGGTATAGAGCTATATAGGGCAGATGCAAAAAATCCCCTACCCATACTTTTTCAATCGGGATATTTAACGATAAAAGAATACATAGAAGAATCTAACCTTTACCGCTTAGGCTTTCCTAATGATGAGGTGAGGTTCGGCTTTTTAAAAAATCTTTTACCTGCCTACTCCTCTCTTGGGCCTGACGAAACAGGTGTTTCGGTATGGGAGTTTGTAGAGGATGTAAGGGCAGGGAATGTAGACGGGTTTATGGAGCGGATGCAGGCTATAATAGCAGGCGTTCCTTACGATAACTTGCCTAAAGATAAGCTCAAACTAAGGGAGCAAAACTATCAGACGGCAGTCTACCTAATCTTTAAGCTTATGGGACAATTTGTACAGACTGAAATCCACTGTGCAAAGGGCAGGGCTGACTGCATTGTGCATACCAGAGACACAATCTACATCTTTGAGTTTAAGCTGATGAGTGTAGGCACCGCCGAAGATGCAATAGCTCAGATAAAAGAGAAGGGCTATGCCGCACAATTTAAGGGAGAGGGTAAAAAGATTATCCTGATAGGTTCAAGCTTTGATGAAGAAGAAAGAACTATCGGGGAATGGAAAAGTGAACAAGTTTAA
- a CDS encoding NUDIX hydrolase yields the protein MEKNNEIIWKPDSSREILKTRVFTVCEKDSISPEGEKKTFISLKAPSWVIIVPVYRDSSGEDIFVMVQQWRHGSESVCIEFPGGVVDADERPEDAALRELIEETGRTPKNIKCLSVLSPNPAIMENSCTIFLAELDRGEVKQNLDEDEFLNIIEIPAKKVIQNMGNPPYTHAIMNAALFLYLKEKQYH from the coding sequence ATGGAAAAGAATAATGAGATTATATGGAAGCCCGATTCCTCCAGAGAAATATTAAAAACAAGGGTCTTTACCGTATGCGAAAAAGATAGTATTTCTCCTGAAGGAGAAAAAAAGACCTTTATTTCTTTAAAAGCTCCGAGTTGGGTCATTATTGTGCCTGTTTACCGGGATTCCTCCGGAGAAGATATCTTTGTGATGGTACAGCAGTGGCGGCACGGCTCTGAAAGTGTCTGTATAGAATTTCCCGGCGGTGTTGTAGATGCAGACGAAAGACCGGAAGATGCCGCTTTGCGCGAGCTTATTGAAGAAACAGGGCGGACTCCTAAAAATATAAAATGCTTGTCGGTTCTGTCTCCCAATCCCGCAATAATGGAAAACTCTTGCACCATCTTTTTAGCCGAGCTTGACAGGGGAGAGGTTAAACAAAATCTGGATGAAGACGAATTCTTAAATATTATTGAAATCCCTGCGAAAAAAGTTATTCAAAATATGGGCAATCCTCCTTATACTCATGCAATAATGAATGCTGCCCTTTTCCTTTACTTAAAAGAAAAACAATATCACTGA
- a CDS encoding cytidylate kinase family protein, which yields MAIITISRKIASFGDETAIELAKLLNYNFIDRKSLEKDLLSRGISEAQLKKYDERKPGFWASLSRERDSYFDYLREAVYEHASSGNSIFIGRGGFAILRNVPGLYSVRLVAADDVRISRLMKEFNYSEKDARARMEESDNNRDGFHKSFFNTANEDSSEYNLVINTGHITPLQAAEIIKFGFEKTISKEEAALSDKRIKELLLAQRIVNHISFDLKLQIYFLEADISEDEVILHGVADNAGLIQKATDIAQEMSEGRKVSSAISMVNEYKPFP from the coding sequence ATGGCAATTATAACTATTTCAAGAAAGATCGCTTCCTTTGGCGATGAAACAGCAATTGAGCTGGCCAAGCTTTTAAATTACAACTTTATCGACCGTAAGTCGTTGGAGAAAGATTTGCTCTCACGGGGAATTTCTGAAGCTCAGTTAAAAAAATATGATGAACGCAAACCCGGGTTTTGGGCATCTCTATCGAGAGAAAGAGATTCTTACTTTGATTATCTGCGCGAAGCAGTATATGAACATGCCTCTTCAGGAAACAGTATTTTTATAGGAAGAGGAGGATTTGCAATTTTAAGGAATGTCCCCGGCCTTTATTCAGTTCGCCTTGTTGCCGCAGACGATGTAAGAATTTCAAGACTGATGAAGGAATTTAATTACTCCGAAAAAGATGCCAGAGCCAGAATGGAAGAAAGCGACAATAACCGCGACGGTTTCCACAAAAGCTTTTTTAATACTGCAAATGAAGACTCCTCCGAATATAACTTGGTTATAAATACCGGGCATATAACGCCTCTCCAAGCTGCCGAAATAATCAAATTCGGTTTTGAAAAAACAATAAGCAAGGAAGAAGCAGCCTTAAGCGACAAAAGAATCAAAGAGCTTTTATTAGCTCAAAGGATTGTAAATCACATTTCCTTTGATCTAAAGCTTCAGATCTACTTCTTAGAAGCTGATATTTCGGAAGATGAGGTTATTTTACACGGTGTTGCCGATAATGCAGGTTTAATTCAAAAAGCAACGGATATAGCTCAAGAAATGTCGGAAGGCCGAAAAGTTTCTTCAGCGATAAGCATGGTAAACGAATATAAGCCTTTTCCGTAA
- a CDS encoding DEAD/DEAH box helicase: protein MARQSYGTTPWGAWFLEMLKAYDDSGRLSRGKTYANTGKVNSLVVNGQTAGAKVKGNYAPWYHVYFKFPPLSKTNENAIRSILEKHPIELAGLRAGIMSPALIEALKKKKVRLIPARWNLIERDCTCPDFGDPCKHMAAVLFLLAKEIDHDPRLLFKLAGFDLDSVNIPEGAASKNAGPEKERNFALLQEHPVPLNLRKNETLNETGLTSDSSGNKAAQPPCELEEPLKFRLGESYLPLITGILPPEPNFTSGDFIIKLTEFYHKAVLNYGLNFYSQEKQGEEEKSVNPFLFARVKINIDNIRKQKRVFPLEPKSPLTVSIKLGENQEINQTLLQAQNFYKTRSSLNEMSPSVKILFSLFAIAGKLIQSSALIPAVFTENKKLFIFWKSLSASSEIKADILKFAASLTKDFFLPVEKWGRLYCAELLLTALLTEYAASLKFFPSKSYTRDKEIDSLFFSNEEIDISVPGKRNLDTVIYSWLSVLNYSNCGYEYRLTLDSLKEDEFFLLSALVRKAKENSGESESFENDASSFSLEAEAPFTELNIAAKRSKNPDDILRFPASLSAYLPALSILAVKKNIMLSREEAGLFLQRAAKLLQRFGIDIVLPKSLKNVLTPKPVISVKSVKGAGNVVSFLNLDDVLSYDRAVMLGDTVIDIDEFKKLFLNKSGLVKFNDQFLLLDPEEVAKMLKAFEKPADMREALQAVLSGNAVCSKPAAEIIDGIFRQDDIPVPQNLNAELRPYQEKGFRWLYANIKSGFGCLLADDMGLGKTVQIISLILAFKNSKEAEEPFLVIAPASLLSNWEHEIAKFAPSLKVDLYHGARRKFNTEADVIISTYQTMQNDIEKLKDKKVFCIILDEAQAIKNSGTKKAHAVKAIQARGRIALTGTPVENNLEDMRSIFDFFLPGYLGSADEFRKKWRIPIELHNSEIEADDLKKITSPFLLRRLKTDPKVISDLPDKIITNQYCNLTPEQLAIYENLVETELHKVMGAETKIERQAYVLKLLTALKQVCNHPRAYDKETPSEMKHSGKVTALIELLSEIISSGEKAIIFSQYVGTLNILKTIIQKELGTGPLLLHGQMPASKRKKAVGLFQTDPAYRIFLISLKAGGTGLNLTAANRVIHFDLWYNPAVEDQAADRAFRIGQTKNVFVHRFICSGTFEEKIDEMIQKKREISGMSISSGETWISKLSNEELAGLFKK from the coding sequence ATGGCAAGACAAAGTTATGGGACAACGCCCTGGGGTGCATGGTTTTTGGAGATGCTCAAGGCCTACGACGATTCGGGGAGATTGTCTCGCGGGAAGACTTATGCAAATACCGGAAAGGTAAATTCTCTTGTAGTAAACGGACAAACGGCGGGAGCAAAGGTTAAGGGAAACTATGCTCCCTGGTACCATGTGTATTTTAAATTTCCGCCTCTTTCAAAAACAAATGAAAACGCAATCCGCTCAATCTTAGAAAAGCATCCTATCGAGCTCGCAGGCCTCCGAGCCGGAATTATGAGCCCGGCCCTAATCGAAGCCTTAAAGAAAAAGAAGGTCAGGCTCATTCCTGCCCGCTGGAATTTAATCGAAAGGGATTGCACCTGTCCCGATTTTGGCGACCCTTGTAAGCACATGGCAGCCGTTCTTTTTTTGCTTGCCAAAGAAATAGATCATGACCCCCGCCTCTTGTTTAAGCTTGCAGGTTTCGATCTCGATTCAGTAAACATACCCGAAGGTGCCGCTTCCAAAAATGCTGGTCCTGAAAAGGAGAGAAACTTTGCCCTCCTCCAAGAACATCCCGTTCCCTTAAATCTACGCAAAAATGAAACTTTAAATGAGACAGGCCTCACTTCAGACTCATCGGGCAATAAGGCAGCTCAGCCTCCTTGCGAATTAGAAGAACCTTTAAAATTCAGGCTTGGAGAATCCTATCTTCCGCTTATAACCGGTATCCTTCCGCCTGAACCTAATTTTACATCGGGCGATTTTATAATAAAGCTTACGGAATTTTATCACAAGGCGGTTTTAAATTACGGGCTTAACTTTTACAGTCAAGAAAAGCAAGGCGAAGAAGAAAAATCGGTAAACCCTTTTTTGTTTGCAAGGGTAAAAATAAACATCGACAATATCCGAAAGCAAAAAAGAGTCTTTCCGCTTGAGCCTAAAAGCCCTCTAACGGTAAGCATAAAATTAGGCGAAAACCAAGAGATAAATCAAACCCTTTTGCAGGCTCAAAATTTTTATAAAACAAGAAGCAGTTTAAACGAGATGAGCCCCTCGGTCAAAATTCTTTTTTCTCTCTTTGCCATTGCGGGAAAACTCATCCAAAGCTCGGCACTTATACCTGCCGTATTTACCGAAAACAAAAAACTTTTTATCTTTTGGAAAAGCCTTTCTGCCTCTTCCGAAATAAAGGCCGACATTCTTAAATTTGCAGCTTCCCTCACAAAGGACTTTTTTCTTCCGGTCGAAAAATGGGGAAGGCTCTACTGTGCCGAACTTTTACTTACAGCCCTTTTAACCGAGTATGCGGCATCTTTAAAATTTTTCCCGAGTAAGTCCTATACCAGGGATAAAGAAATAGACTCTCTCTTTTTTTCAAATGAAGAAATAGATATAAGCGTTCCCGGCAAGCGGAATTTGGATACGGTAATTTACTCTTGGCTTTCGGTTTTAAATTACAGCAATTGCGGCTATGAATACCGCCTGACTTTGGACTCACTAAAAGAAGACGAGTTCTTTTTGCTTTCCGCCCTTGTGCGTAAGGCTAAAGAAAACTCCGGTGAAAGTGAAAGCTTTGAAAACGATGCATCTTCCTTTTCTCTCGAAGCGGAAGCTCCCTTTACCGAGTTAAATATCGCAGCAAAGAGGAGCAAAAACCCCGACGATATTTTGCGCTTTCCGGCAAGCCTTTCGGCCTACTTACCGGCTCTTTCGATTCTTGCAGTCAAAAAAAATATTATGCTCTCACGCGAAGAAGCAGGCCTCTTTTTGCAAAGGGCGGCCAAACTTTTGCAGCGGTTCGGCATCGACATAGTTTTACCTAAAAGCCTAAAAAACGTTTTGACGCCCAAGCCCGTCATAAGTGTAAAATCCGTAAAGGGAGCAGGAAATGTAGTTTCGTTTTTAAACCTTGATGACGTTCTTTCCTATGACCGGGCCGTAATGCTTGGAGACACCGTAATAGACATAGACGAATTTAAAAAGCTCTTTTTAAATAAATCGGGCTTGGTAAAATTTAATGATCAGTTCCTTTTGCTCGACCCCGAAGAAGTTGCCAAAATGTTAAAGGCATTTGAAAAACCGGCAGACATGAGGGAAGCCCTTCAAGCGGTTCTTTCGGGGAATGCAGTCTGCTCCAAACCGGCCGCAGAAATTATCGACGGCATTTTCAGGCAAGATGACATTCCCGTTCCTCAAAACTTAAATGCGGAATTGCGGCCCTATCAGGAAAAGGGATTCCGCTGGCTTTATGCAAATATCAAAAGCGGCTTCGGCTGTCTTTTGGCCGATGACATGGGCTTGGGCAAAACCGTACAAATTATAAGCTTGATACTGGCCTTTAAAAATTCAAAAGAAGCAGAGGAGCCTTTTTTGGTTATAGCTCCTGCAAGCCTTCTTTCAAACTGGGAACACGAAATAGCCAAATTTGCTCCATCCCTTAAAGTTGACCTTTATCACGGAGCAAGGCGCAAGTTCAATACCGAAGCCGACGTAATAATAAGCACCTACCAGACGATGCAAAACGATATAGAAAAATTAAAGGATAAAAAAGTTTTTTGTATTATTTTGGATGAGGCTCAGGCTATAAAAAATTCGGGAACAAAGAAGGCCCATGCAGTAAAGGCAATTCAGGCAAGGGGCAGAATCGCTCTTACCGGTACCCCTGTCGAAAACAACCTTGAAGATATGCGCTCCATATTCGACTTTTTTCTCCCCGGCTATCTGGGCTCGGCTGACGAGTTTCGAAAAAAATGGCGCATTCCGATTGAGCTTCACAATTCCGAAATCGAAGCAGACGATTTAAAGAAAATCACTTCGCCCTTTTTGCTGCGCCGCCTAAAAACCGATCCCAAGGTTATCTCCGACTTACCCGACAAGATAATTACAAATCAATATTGCAATCTTACGCCTGAGCAGCTGGCAATTTACGAGAACCTTGTAGAAACGGAATTACACAAGGTGATGGGAGCCGAAACTAAGATTGAAAGGCAGGCCTATGTCCTAAAACTTTTAACGGCCTTAAAACAGGTATGCAATCATCCGCGGGCCTATGACAAGGAAACTCCGAGCGAGATGAAGCATTCCGGGAAGGTTACCGCCCTCATCGAGCTTTTAAGCGAGATAATTTCTTCAGGCGAAAAGGCTATTATTTTCAGCCAATATGTAGGCACCCTCAATATTCTAAAAACCATTATTCAAAAAGAATTGGGAACCGGCCCCCTTTTGCTTCACGGCCAAATGCCCGCCTCAAAACGCAAAAAAGCCGTCGGCCTTTTTCAAACGGATCCTGCTTACCGTATCTTTTTAATTTCGCTTAAGGCGGGAGGAACGGGACTTAACTTGACGGCAGCTAACAGGGTAATTCACTTTGACCTTTGGTACAATCCCGCAGTTGAAGATCAGGCCGCAGATCGGGCATTTAGAATCGGGCAGACTAAAAACGTATTTGTGCACCGCTTTATCTGCTCCGGCACCTTTGAAGAAAAAATTGATGAAATGATTCAAAAAAAACGGGAAATAAGCGGCATGAGTATTTCTTCAGGCGAAACTTGGATTTCAAAATTAAGCAATGAAGAGCTCGCAGGCCTTTTTAAGAAATAG
- a CDS encoding heavy metal translocating P-type ATPase, with protein MNKKTKFNITGMTCSACSSHVQRAVEKLEGAAEVQVNLLTNSMSVNYDENLLTPDKIIEAVKKAGYGAEDLDGLTKPSLSDSSKDGAKRSSQTDAAKRERDQVKTRLIWSLIFVLPLFYISMGHMAGAPIPHFLHGIENAILFSFTQFLLTLPVLVLNKKFFIGGFKAFLNKAPNMDSLVAVGSGAAVIYGIFAIYKMAYGMGHGDTATVERFAHDLYFESAAVILALVTLGKFLEANAKGKTSQAITKLMNLRPKTALVIRNGKEEEIPVEEIVKGDFVLIKPGFSIPVDGVVVEGSSSVDEAAITGESLPVEKAAGDKVVSASINLSGTFTFKAERVGDDTTLSQIIALVEEASASKAPVSKLADKISNYFVPAVILIAVITLFVWLAAGEGFEFALSRAISVLVISCPCALGLATPTAIMAGTGKGARLGILIRSAEALETAHKTNTVVLDKTGTITQGRPDVIEIKKTASFSEDEVLKFAYSLEVLSEHPLANAVIKQAKEKGLDVLKIKDFKAEHGLGISGIEEASELKIFAGNEKLFQKNNIEISHAASEIDALAEKGATPLLIGLSGAKDGSSSGTDSGAKLIGIIAVADKIKEGSIEAIAEFKAMGIKTIMLTGDNKKTANAIKAQTGVDGFAAELLPQNKKSEIEKLHQAGHKTAMIGDGINDAPALMTADVGIAIGNGTDIAIESADIILMNDSLQSAVDSIQLSRVVMRNIKENLFWALFYNSLCIPLAAGVFYPVFGIVLSPMIAAAAMSLSSVSVVSNALRLNYFKPKRKHKINRNAESCITEENKIKEKELMNTVLKVNGMQCQHCVSHVKEALTKISGVSAEIDLGAKTATISHPESVAVADLKKAIEEAGYTVE; from the coding sequence ATGAATAAAAAGACAAAATTTAATATTACCGGTATGACCTGCTCGGCGTGTTCTTCTCATGTTCAAAGAGCTGTAGAAAAGCTTGAGGGGGCTGCCGAAGTACAGGTAAATCTTTTAACCAATAGTATGAGTGTCAATTATGATGAAAATCTTTTGACACCCGATAAGATTATAGAAGCGGTTAAAAAGGCCGGCTATGGAGCCGAGGACTTAGACGGATTAACAAAGCCTTCTCTTTCGGATTCATCCAAAGATGGGGCAAAGCGTTCATCTCAGACGGATGCTGCAAAGCGTGAGCGGGATCAGGTAAAAACAAGACTTATTTGGTCCTTGATTTTTGTGCTTCCTCTTTTTTATATTTCTATGGGGCACATGGCGGGAGCCCCGATTCCTCATTTTTTGCATGGGATAGAAAATGCTATTCTTTTTAGTTTTACCCAGTTTTTATTGACTCTTCCTGTTTTGGTATTAAACAAAAAATTCTTTATAGGCGGCTTCAAGGCTTTTTTGAACAAGGCTCCAAATATGGATTCTCTTGTTGCAGTCGGTTCAGGGGCGGCCGTTATTTATGGAATTTTTGCCATTTATAAGATGGCCTACGGAATGGGGCATGGAGATACGGCAACTGTAGAGCGGTTTGCTCATGATCTTTATTTTGAATCGGCTGCCGTTATTTTGGCCCTTGTAACCTTGGGCAAATTCCTTGAAGCTAATGCAAAGGGAAAAACTTCGCAGGCAATTACAAAGCTGATGAACCTTAGGCCTAAAACCGCCCTTGTTATCAGGAACGGTAAGGAAGAAGAAATTCCTGTCGAGGAAATTGTAAAGGGCGATTTTGTTTTAATCAAGCCCGGTTTTTCCATTCCCGTTGACGGAGTTGTGGTTGAGGGCAGTTCTTCGGTAGATGAGGCTGCAATTACAGGTGAAAGTCTCCCGGTCGAAAAGGCTGCAGGAGACAAGGTTGTAAGCGCTTCCATTAACCTTTCGGGAACCTTTACCTTTAAGGCTGAAAGGGTAGGCGATGACACAACCCTCTCCCAAATAATTGCCCTTGTAGAAGAAGCCTCGGCCTCAAAGGCTCCTGTTTCAAAATTAGCAGATAAGATAAGCAATTACTTTGTGCCTGCGGTTATCCTTATTGCGGTGATTACCCTTTTTGTCTGGCTCGCCGCAGGAGAGGGTTTTGAATTTGCTCTTTCGAGGGCTATTTCGGTGCTTGTAATTTCCTGCCCATGTGCCCTAGGTCTTGCAACCCCCACCGCCATTATGGCAGGAACAGGGAAGGGTGCCCGTCTCGGTATTTTAATCCGCTCGGCTGAGGCCCTTGAAACTGCCCATAAAACAAACACCGTAGTCTTGGACAAGACAGGAACTATAACCCAAGGCCGCCCCGATGTAATCGAGATTAAAAAAACCGCAAGTTTTAGCGAGGACGAAGTGCTCAAGTTTGCTTACAGCTTGGAAGTTCTTTCAGAGCATCCTTTGGCAAATGCCGTTATAAAACAGGCAAAGGAAAAAGGCTTGGATGTTTTAAAAATTAAGGACTTTAAGGCTGAACACGGCTTGGGTATTTCGGGTATCGAAGAGGCTTCGGAGCTAAAAATATTTGCAGGTAATGAAAAGCTTTTCCAAAAAAATAATATCGAAATTTCCCATGCTGCATCAGAAATTGATGCTCTTGCAGAAAAAGGAGCAACTCCTCTTTTAATAGGTCTAAGCGGTGCTAAAGACGGAAGTTCTTCAGGAACCGATTCAGGTGCAAAGCTCATCGGAATTATAGCCGTGGCCGACAAAATTAAGGAAGGCAGCATCGAGGCTATTGCAGAGTTTAAGGCTATGGGCATAAAAACTATAATGCTGACAGGTGACAATAAAAAAACTGCAAATGCCATAAAGGCCCAAACAGGAGTCGACGGTTTTGCTGCCGAGCTTTTGCCTCAAAACAAAAAGAGTGAAATCGAAAAACTTCATCAAGCCGGTCATAAAACGGCTATGATAGGCGACGGCATAAACGATGCTCCGGCCCTTATGACGGCCGATGTTGGGATCGCCATAGGCAACGGAACCGATATAGCGATTGAAAGTGCGGATATTATTTTGATGAATGACAGCCTGCAATCTGCGGTCGATTCGATTCAATTAAGCCGTGTTGTAATGCGCAATATAAAGGAAAATCTTTTTTGGGCACTCTTTTATAATTCTCTATGTATACCATTAGCGGCAGGAGTTTTTTATCCTGTCTTCGGCATAGTTTTAAGCCCGATGATTGCGGCTGCTGCAATGAGCTTGAGCTCGGTGTCGGTTGTAAGTAATGCCCTGCGCTTAAATTATTTTAAGCCCAAACGGAAACATAAAATAAACCGTAATGCAGAATCTTGCATAACGGAAGAAAATAAAATTAAGGAGAAAGAACTTATGAATACTGTATTAAAGGTAAACGGAATGCAGTGCCAACACTGTGTTTCCCATGTTAAGGAAGCCTTAACAAAGATTTCGGGGGTTTCTGCCGAAATAGATTTGGGCGCAAAAACTGCAACTATTTCACATCCTGAAAGCGTTGCAGTTGCAGATCTAAAAAAAGCTATTGAAGAAGCCGGATACACGGTAGAATAG
- a CDS encoding DNA starvation/stationary phase protection protein: MNNIIKRLSVHTADFAVLYIKLHNYHWHVEGLDFKPVHEMIESYYDNMSDFYDAVAERILQLNEKAPSSMKEYLAITGIEEETDKSFKTADALKKILGDFEYIAKEIKVTQIEAADSNDVATDGILSGIIEYLDKEIWMLKSALK; the protein is encoded by the coding sequence ATGAACAATATAATTAAAAGATTATCAGTCCACACTGCCGACTTTGCAGTTCTTTATATAAAGCTGCATAATTATCACTGGCATGTAGAAGGGCTCGATTTTAAGCCTGTGCATGAAATGATAGAGTCATATTACGATAATATGAGCGATTTCTATGATGCGGTTGCTGAAAGAATTTTACAGCTAAACGAAAAAGCTCCCTCTTCTATGAAAGAGTATTTGGCAATAACGGGAATAGAGGAAGAAACAGATAAATCGTTTAAAACCGCAGATGCTCTTAAAAAAATCTTAGGCGATTTCGAGTACATTGCAAAAGAAATAAAGGTAACTCAAATTGAAGCTGCAGACAGCAATGATGTAGCTACAGACGGAATCCTTAGCGGGATTATCGAATACCTTGACAAAGAAATATGGATGTTAAAATCCGCTTTGAAATAA